TCCATATCGACGTAGTAATAGTCATCCGTCAAAGACGACAGGCGCACCATTCCCTCGGCCGAGAACTTGATCAGCCGTACAAAAAATCCACCCGACACCATGCCGGAAATAATTCCCTCGTAGATATCGCCGATATGGCGCGAGAGGTAGAGCACCTGTTTTACCTTGATGGACTCACGTTCGGCTTTCTCGGCAATAACTTCCATGGAACTGCAATGCTCGCCGATCTTGTCGAGGTCGGCTTTGACTGTTTTCTGCCTGTGAGGGGGGTAGTTCTTGCGGCGTATTTCCGAAAGAAGACGATGTACTATCAAGTCGGGATAGCGCCGGATAGGAGATGTGAAATGCAAATAATTCTTGAACGCCAGGCCGAAATGGCCGATGTTTTCACGCTGGTAAACAGCCTTTTTAAGTGATCTCAACAGTAACTCATTCAATAATTCCTCTTCGGGTTGGCCTTCGATCCTGTGCAGGAAATCCGACAACTGCTTGGGCCTGAGCGGTTCGGCCAGTTTCAGATCATGACCGAAGGTGCGCGCGAATTCCTTAAATGCCAGAAGTTTTTCCGGATCAGGAAGGTCATGCACTCGAAAAAGTGTCGGGAGCCCCAGACGCACAAAGTATTCCGCTACACATTTATTGGCTAATAGCATGAATTCCTCGATCAGCTTATGGCTTTCCTTGCGAGGCCGGGGACGGATATCGATCACTTCACCGCTCTTATCCAGAAGTACCAGTGGTTCCGGCAGATCGAAATCAATACTGCCTGCCTTGAACCTTTTCTTGCGCAACAAAGCCGCCAGCTTGCGAAGCGGTTTAAGCGCTTCGCAGACCTCGGGCGGGATACCGTCCTGTTTGCCAGTGTCGAAAAACTCCTGCACCTGGTCGTAGTTGAGACGGGCGTTGGAATGAATTACAGATTTAAAAATATCATATTTGACCACTCTTCCACGCGGAGTCAACTCCATTTCGCAGGAATATGTCAAACGGTCTTCATCTGGATTGAGACTGCAGATATTATTCGACAGGTTTTCCGGAAGCATTGGCAATACGCGGTCGACCAGGTAGACCGAAGTACCGCGGTTTACAGCTTCCTTATCGAGTTCCGAATTTTCGCGGACATAATGGGAAACATCGGCGATATGCACCCCAAGAAGATAATTGCCAGCTTCATTGGTTTTAAGTGAAACCGCATCATCGAAATCCCTGGCAGAGGCTGGATCAATCGTAAACTGGATTTCCCCCCGCAGATCGCGTCTGCGCTTGACTTCCCCGGGTGTTATCTCGAGCTTGATTTTATCCGCCTCATTTTCAACCGCTGGATCGAAATCAGTCGGCAGGTTATACTTCTTTATAATCGTCAGTATATCGACGCCGTTCTCGTAAGGAAACCCGATAACTTCTACCAGCCGGCCTTCCGGATTGAGGAACTCGTTAGTCCAATCCTTGAGCATCACGGCAACTTTCTGGCCATCCTCCGCTGCCAGGCCGTGATCAGGCAAAATATAGATATTGCGCTTAATGGCCGGATCATCCGGCTCGCAGTACTCATAGAATTTGGCTTTATAATACGTCCCTATGATCAACTGCCGGGCACGTTCAAGCACCTTGACTACTTCGGCTTCACGCTTCTTGCCGGTTTTATAGGGCTTGATCCTGATGACAACACGGTCGCCGTTTAATGCGGTCTTGGTGTCCTCGGCCCTGATGTAGAATTCTTCGTTTTCATTCTCGGGGGTTAAAAATGCAAAGCCTTTGCGGGTAATCTGGATTTTACCCACCTTGAGGTTCATCGGATCGGGCAATCCGATTCGTCCGCCTCTAATCCGTACTAACTCACCTTTTGAAATCAATTCGCGCACCACGCGCCGGAACTCGCGGTAATCCTCCTCGGGGACTTTCATCTT
This region of Candidatus Zixiibacteriota bacterium genomic DNA includes:
- the rnr gene encoding ribonuclease R: MKITPEKIIKSVSRKSYRPIKPRSLARKMKVPEEDYREFRRVVRELISKGELVRIRGGRIGLPDPMNLKVGKIQITRKGFAFLTPENENEEFYIRAEDTKTALNGDRVVIRIKPYKTGKKREAEVVKVLERARQLIIGTYYKAKFYEYCEPDDPAIKRNIYILPDHGLAAEDGQKVAVMLKDWTNEFLNPEGRLVEVIGFPYENGVDILTIIKKYNLPTDFDPAVENEADKIKLEITPGEVKRRRDLRGEIQFTIDPASARDFDDAVSLKTNEAGNYLLGVHIADVSHYVRENSELDKEAVNRGTSVYLVDRVLPMLPENLSNNICSLNPDEDRLTYSCEMELTPRGRVVKYDIFKSVIHSNARLNYDQVQEFFDTGKQDGIPPEVCEALKPLRKLAALLRKKRFKAGSIDFDLPEPLVLLDKSGEVIDIRPRPRKESHKLIEEFMLLANKCVAEYFVRLGLPTLFRVHDLPDPEKLLAFKEFARTFGHDLKLAEPLRPKQLSDFLHRIEGQPEEELLNELLLRSLKKAVYQRENIGHFGLAFKNYLHFTSPIRRYPDLIVHRLLSEIRRKNYPPHRQKTVKADLDKIGEHCSSMEVIAEKAERESIKVKQVLYLSRHIGDIYEGIISGMVSGGFFVRLIKFSAEGMVRLSSLTDDYYYVDMDHYEIVGRSTKRRYRLGDKLFVQIMSVDLEFNRVNLKPVEDNSKPKRARAKKKRAKRK